From Vairimorpha necatrix chromosome 9, complete sequence, one genomic window encodes:
- a CDS encoding ricin B lectin (PTP6f) codes for MIFIFFCLSLQEYIKHYSDDKFIKGSMTDGIAHSVDKSKVTEDDNFSVERQYKTYQKSFYTKPNRKYLTMGDESKLKYKDSKPKHESQLYRSSLLKAGLFVLKNRDKCVEYDRGSDTYNSKKCSSSDNQKFHLLDKPDEAV; via the coding sequence atgattttcatatttttttgtctaTCTCTACAAGAATACATAAAACACTATTCAGacgataaatttattaaaggCTCGATGACAGACGGTATAGCTCATTCTGTTGATAAATCTAAAGTAACCGAGGATGATAATTTTTCCGTTGAAAGACAATATAAAACCTATCAAAAATCTTTCTATACAAAACCAAATAGAAAGTATTTAACTATGGGAGATGAATCAAAACTGAAATATAAGGATTCTAAGCCAAAACACGAATCACAACTATATAGGTCTTCATTACTTAAAGCTGGgctatttgttttaaaaaatagagaTAAATGTGTTGAATATGATAGGGGTAGTGATACGtataattcaaaaaaatgtagTTCATCAgataatcaaaaatttcatttgttAGATAAACCAGACGAAGCTGTATAA
- a CDS encoding ricin B lectin (RBL4f) produces MKFNLASSTLYKNYNMYIIILQLNFILCQPYEIIFRNENSNVVICSKDGTNVIGCDKTEDKIRAEIIQNDDGQNFINVLQYDKVFTIKDNKLILSKKNGDEKQIFDVIHYSGSSYSIMNKEKCLNYDAEKNIFKMGLCEEAGTGFRLTFEPKKDYDTKKEEVKSREIGIKINDKKDVNNEKNNGKDINNGKGNGKDIINWKDIYNGKGTSNDIGTIYNEGCTFKEMPCRWVILNLPLCHHKRAIC; encoded by the coding sequence atgaAATTCAATTTAGCCTCATCTACtctctataaaaattataatatgtacattataattttacaattaaattttattttatgtcaACCTTAcgaaataatatttagaaaCGAAAATTCAAATGTGGTTATATGTAGTAAAGATGGTACAAATGTTATTGGATGTGATAAAACAGAGGATAAAATAAGAGCAGAAATAATTCAAAACGATGAtggtcaaaattttatcaatgtATTACAATATGACAAGGTATTTACCATAAAAGAcaacaaattaattttatccaAAAAAAATGGCGATGAAAAACAGATATTTGATGTAATTCACTATTCGGGTAGTAGTTATTCAATTATgaacaaagaaaaatgcTTAAATTATGATgctgaaaaaaatatatttaagatGGGGTTATGTGAGGAGGCTGGTACTGGTTTTAGGTTGACGTTTGAACCTAAAAAAGATTACGATACTAAAAAGGAAGAAGTCAAATCCCGCGAAATtggaataaaaattaatgacAAAAAAGATGTCAATAACGAAAAAAACAATGGAAAAGATATCAATAACGGGAAAGGCAATGGAAAAGATATCATCAACTGgaaagatatttataacGGGAAAGGTACTAGTAATGATATAGGTACTATTTACAATGAAGGTTGTACATTTAAAGAAATGCCATGTCGATGGGTAATACTAAATCTACCACTTTGTCACCATAAGAGAGCCATAtgttaa